CGTACGACGCTTCTCGCAGCTCGTCGGGGACGAGTTTGAGCATCTCCTCGGTGTTGCGCACGACGACGGGAAGCATCAGCAACACCAATGCCAGCGAGACCGCGAACGCGCTCTGCTCGAATCCCAGGGTCGCGATCCACAGCGCGAAGATGAAGAGCGCGGCCACGATCGATGGCACACCAGCGAGGATGTCGACCATGAACGTGGTCACCTTGGCGAACCAGCCCCGGCCGTATTCGACCAGGTAAACCGCCGCCATGATGCCCAACGGCACGGAGAGCACCGCGGCGATCGCGGCCTGAATCACGGTGCCGTAGATAGCGTGATAAACACCGCCGGCCATCTCCTCGGGGAGCACGCCGGCAAGAGAGTGGCTCCACCACGTCGACGAAGTGATCGCAGCGATGCCCTTGGCCAGCACCGTGTAGATCAACCAGATCAACGGGATCATCGCGACCACGAACGATGCGGTGAAAAGCGTTGTCGCGAGGCGATTCTTGAACTTGCGACCAGTACTCACCGGGTGGAAGGTCGGGGCCTTCACCGGCTGGTCCAGTGTTGCCGTCATCCTCCGCTAACCCTTCCGCCGGCCGCGGCCCGGGCCAGTGCGTTGACGATGAAGGTCAGCGCGAAGAGCACGAAGCCTGCGGCGATGTAAGCCCCCGTGGGCAGTGGCGCGCTGAACTCCGCTGCTGCCGAGGCGATCTTGGACGCGAACGTGTAGCCACCGTCGAACAGCGACCAGTGGCCCGCCTGAGCTGCCGTCCGCAGGATGATCAGGATGGCAATCGTCTCACCGAGCGCCCGGCCCAAGCCCAACATCGACGCCGCGATCATGCCGCTGCGGCCGTAGGGAAAGACCGTCATCCGGATGACTTCCCACTTGGTCGCACCGAGGGCCTGTGCGGCCTCGACGTGGCCCCGTGGGGTGAGCGCAAAGACTTCGCGGGTGACCGAGGTGATGATCG
The sequence above is drawn from the Mycobacterium gallinarum genome and encodes:
- the pstA gene encoding phosphate ABC transporter permease PstA; the encoded protein is MTATLDQPVKAPTFHPVSTGRKFKNRLATTLFTASFVVAMIPLIWLIYTVLAKGIAAITSSTWWSHSLAGVLPEEMAGGVYHAIYGTVIQAAIAAVLSVPLGIMAAVYLVEYGRGWFAKVTTFMVDILAGVPSIVAALFIFALWIATLGFEQSAFAVSLALVLLMLPVVVRNTEEMLKLVPDELREASYALGIPKWKTIARIVVPTALPGMISGILLALARVMGETAPVLVLVGYSRSINMDPLEGNMASLPLLIYTELVNPEAAGALRVWGAALTLILIIAALYLGAAFVNRYLTRNRV